One region of Metallosphaera sedula DSM 5348 genomic DNA includes:
- a CDS encoding ferredoxin family protein: protein MDLVKRLSLNKYRVDREPHIKVNLEVCRTCAEKPCVKVCPAGTYERSGDVIEVHYERCLECGAALVACPFGAISFKFPEGGVSFRYG from the coding sequence TTGGATCTAGTTAAGAGGCTTTCACTCAATAAGTACCGAGTTGACAGGGAACCACACATTAAGGTTAACCTAGAGGTATGCAGGACCTGTGCCGAAAAACCCTGCGTTAAGGTGTGTCCTGCCGGAACCTATGAGAGATCCGGTGACGTTATAGAAGTACATTACGAGAGGTGTCTAGAGTGTGGTGCCGCCCTCGTAGCCTGTCCCTTCGGCGCCATATCCTTCAAGTTCCCTGAGGGAGGAGTTAGCTTCAGATATGGTTAA
- a CDS encoding VWA domain-containing protein produces MVLSLRLEGSHLFSWNGELKFAFRATIVPERVKPVPLDLFIVLDVSGSMGIIDNPPEVDDSLIAGTAEVDGHVVRYLKDDIGVNNRLEVALEAIRNLLENADTSTRVTIITFSDHVNVLCRRVTPSTALEHLEEIVPDGNTALYSAVKKAISLIDEHPARVLLITDGYPTDVEDETEYSKLEVPRFSQFIPIGVGEYNAKILRSLADLSNGRFYHVNDVSEISRIMEEERAKPSGGVKVRVDVLSKFPVNYVNYTPPIYIGTVEGVTRIYGFIQVPPKYSGELVRVKLTYTDTLDDREYSLEKFISVIPATDSAQFVSGLNKYLLWEAEYYEKMKEISKLLESGMQVEATRKMQELKDIAERTRKADLIEATKKLMNSSDEKEISSEITRKMRS; encoded by the coding sequence ATGGTCCTTTCTCTACGGCTAGAGGGCTCTCACTTATTTTCGTGGAATGGGGAGCTCAAGTTTGCGTTTCGAGCGACCATAGTCCCGGAGAGAGTGAAACCTGTACCCCTTGACCTCTTCATAGTCCTTGACGTGAGCGGTTCCATGGGTATTATTGATAACCCTCCTGAGGTAGACGATAGCCTGATTGCAGGCACGGCCGAGGTTGATGGACACGTAGTTAGGTACTTGAAGGACGACATAGGCGTTAACAACAGGTTAGAGGTGGCACTCGAGGCCATAAGGAACCTTTTGGAGAACGCTGATACTTCCACAAGGGTTACGATTATCACGTTCTCGGACCACGTGAACGTTCTCTGCAGGAGGGTTACACCTAGTACGGCCCTGGAGCACTTAGAGGAAATAGTCCCTGACGGAAACACTGCCCTCTACTCCGCAGTCAAGAAGGCCATTTCCCTCATTGACGAACATCCAGCCAGAGTATTACTCATCACCGATGGCTATCCCACTGATGTGGAGGATGAGACGGAGTACTCTAAGCTAGAGGTCCCTAGATTCTCGCAGTTCATTCCCATTGGCGTAGGCGAGTATAACGCGAAAATCCTACGCAGTTTGGCAGACCTTAGTAACGGACGCTTCTATCACGTGAATGACGTGAGCGAGATCTCAAGGATAATGGAGGAAGAGAGGGCGAAGCCATCTGGTGGAGTGAAGGTCAGGGTAGACGTCCTCTCTAAGTTTCCCGTGAATTATGTGAACTACACCCCTCCGATCTACATTGGTACAGTTGAGGGTGTCACAAGGATTTACGGTTTCATTCAAGTGCCCCCCAAATACTCTGGCGAACTCGTGAGGGTTAAGTTAACCTACACAGACACGCTTGATGACAGGGAGTATTCCCTAGAGAAGTTCATCTCCGTAATCCCAGCGACGGACAGTGCGCAGTTCGTCTCTGGGCTAAACAAGTACCTTCTATGGGAGGCAGAATATTACGAGAAGATGAAGGAGATATCCAAGCTCCTGGAGTCGGGCATGCAGGTCGAGGCAACCAGGAAGATGCAGGAGCTTAAGGATATTGCAGAAAGGACGAGAAAGGCAGATCTGATTGAGGCTACGAAGAAGTTGATGAATTCGAGCGACGAAAAGGAGATAA